In Sporolituus thermophilus DSM 23256, the following are encoded in one genomic region:
- the aroA gene encoding 3-phosphoshikimate 1-carboxyvinyltransferase, with amino-acid sequence MFVTKCNKGLRGTVTVPGDKSISHRAVMLGALAKGVTTIDGFLPGKDCLATIDCFRKLGVNICQTGSRVEVEGVGLRGLRAPQEALYVGNSGTTIRLLLGILAAQPFKAVVTGDESIRRRPMGRVVAPLRAMGARIDGEGDGNFAPLSVYPVNGLSGIAYSTPVASAQVKSALLLAGLYAQSATTVTEPAASRDHTERMLAYFGVDIRREGLSVQVRPASGLAARHVVVPGDISSAAFLMAAALIVPGSEVIIRDVGVNPTRTGIIDVFKDMGGDINLENLRDDCGEPVADVRVRHSRLRGTNIAGSIIPRLIDEIPVIAVVAAFAEGTTTIRDAAELKVKESDRIAAIVNGLRQMGGDATALPDGLRVQGGRPLKGAVIDSQGDHRIAMAFAIAGLMANGDTVIGNAECIDVSFPGFAARISALGACIAWTGESDKYIEYKNYG; translated from the coding sequence ATGTTTGTCACGAAGTGTAATAAAGGGCTCCGGGGAACCGTCACGGTACCTGGCGATAAATCAATTTCCCACCGGGCAGTTATGCTCGGCGCTCTGGCAAAAGGCGTCACAACAATCGACGGTTTTTTGCCGGGGAAGGATTGCCTCGCGACAATTGACTGCTTCCGTAAGCTGGGGGTTAACATCTGCCAGACGGGAAGCCGGGTAGAAGTGGAAGGAGTTGGCCTACGGGGACTACGGGCGCCGCAGGAGGCATTATATGTAGGCAATTCCGGTACGACCATCCGGCTTTTGCTGGGTATTCTCGCCGCCCAGCCGTTTAAAGCCGTTGTAACCGGGGACGAATCTATCCGCCGCCGGCCCATGGGGCGGGTGGTTGCCCCGCTGCGGGCTATGGGGGCGCGCATTGACGGGGAAGGGGACGGAAACTTTGCCCCTTTATCCGTATACCCGGTCAACGGATTATCTGGTATCGCCTACTCTACGCCTGTAGCCAGCGCCCAGGTCAAATCGGCCCTGCTGCTCGCCGGTTTATACGCCCAAAGTGCGACGACAGTCACGGAACCAGCCGCTTCCCGTGACCATACGGAACGCATGCTGGCCTATTTTGGCGTCGACATCCGGCGTGAAGGGCTGTCGGTTCAGGTCAGGCCGGCGTCTGGTTTAGCCGCGCGGCATGTGGTTGTTCCCGGCGACATTTCGTCAGCGGCTTTTCTTATGGCAGCCGCGTTAATTGTTCCCGGGTCGGAAGTAATTATCCGCGATGTAGGCGTCAATCCTACCCGAACGGGGATCATTGATGTCTTTAAGGACATGGGCGGCGATATTAACCTCGAGAACTTACGGGACGACTGCGGCGAGCCTGTGGCTGATGTGCGGGTTCGCCATAGCCGCCTGCGCGGCACCAATATTGCCGGGTCGATAATTCCCCGCCTGATTGACGAGATCCCGGTCATCGCCGTCGTTGCCGCTTTTGCCGAGGGAACCACCACCATCCGTGACGCTGCGGAGCTAAAGGTTAAGGAGTCGGATCGCATTGCGGCCATTGTCAACGGGTTGCGGCAAATGGGCGGAGACGCAACGGCTTTACCTGATGGCCTTAGGGTTCAGGGCGGCCGGCCGCTTAAGGGGGCAGTCATTGACAGCCAGGGCGATCATCGGATCGCTATGGCCTTTGCTATTGCCGGCCTGATGGCCAACGGTGATACCGTAATCGGTAACGCTGAATGCATCGATGTCTCGTTTCCCGGTTTTGCCGCCCGTATCTCCGCCCTGGGCGCGTGCATCGCCTGGACAGGAGAAAGCGACAAATACATAGAATACAAAAATTATGGCTAA